CAAGGAGCTGGGCACTGAACTGTTGCCGGTGGATGCCTACGATTTTGCGAACGGGGAAATCTACGTGCGCGCCGGGGAGAGCGTCCGCGGCACCGACGCCTTCGTCATCCAGGCGCACCCGGCCCCGCTGAACAACCACCTCATGGAGCAGCTGATCATGATTGATTCGCTGAAGCGGGCATCCGCCAAGCGCATCACCGTGGTTTCGCCGTTCTACCCCTACTCCCGCCAGGACAAGAAGGGCCGCGGCCGCGAGCCGATCTCCGCACGTCTGGTGGCTGATCTGTACAAGACCGCCGGCGCGGACCGCATCATGAGCGTTGACCTGCACACCTCGCAGATCCAGGGATTCTTCGACGGCCCGGTGGACCACCTCATGGCCATCCCGCTGCTGGCTGACTATATCCGCACCCGGGTTGCAGCGGACAACATCACCGTCGTTTCGCCGGACACCGGCCGCGTCCGTGTGGCCGAACAGTGGGCCGAGCGCCTCGGCGGGGCTCCGTTGGCGTTCGTTCACAAGAGCCGGGACCTCACCGTTCCGAACCAGGCTGTGTCCAAGACCGTGGTTGGCCAGATCGAGGGCCGCACGTGCGTCCTGATCGACGACATGATCGACACCGGCGGAACCATTTCCGGTGCCGTCCAGGTGCTGAAGAACGCCGGTGCCAAGGACGTCATCATTGCGGCCACCCATGCTGTGTTCTCCGATCCCGCAGCCCGCCGGCTGTCCGAGTCGGGTGCCCGCGAAGTGGTGGTCACCGACACGCTGCCGATTCCGGCCGACAAGCGCTTCCCGCAGCTGACCGTGCTGTCTATCGCACCGTTGATTGCCCGCGCCATCCGTGAAGTGTTCGACGACGGCTCCGTCACCAGCTTGTTCGACGGCAACGCCTAAGCGTCCTGACCTCTGAGCCCCCGGCGTTGGGCCCCGTTTTCAGTAAGCGGGCCCAACGCTGGTAAGCTGGTCCACGATACCTTGGCGAGGGAGAGCACTGGAAAGCCGTTTCTACGGGCAACCGGTGTGCAGGTCTCCGTTATCGACTGGGTCTGAATCTCCCTTCTTGAAGGGCCGGCCACGGGCCGCCCGGCGTTGAAGGTCGCAAACAGACCTCCGCCCTTGCTGAACACCGTTTAGATTTCAAGGAGATATTCATGTCTGAGCAGAAGCTCGCAGCAGAAGTACGCACCGAATTCGGCAAGGGCTTCGCCCGCCGCGCACGTATGGCCAACCTCATCCCGGCCGTCATCTACGGCCACGGCGCAGAGCCCATCCACATCACCCTGCCGGCCAAGGCAACCACGCTGGCCGTCCGCGTTGCCAACGCCCTGCTGACCCTGGACATCAACGGCGAACAGCACCTCGCGCTCGTCAAGGACATCCAGCGCGACCCGATCAAGCAGATCATCGAGCACCTTGACCTGCTGACCGTCCGCACGGGCGAGAAGGTCACCGTGGACGTTCCCGTCCACGTCACCGGCGAACTTGCTCCGGGCAACGTCTACAACCAGGAAATGACCGTTGTTTCCCTGGAAGCCGAGGCAACGCACCTGCCCACCGCCGTCGAGGTCAGCATCGAAGGCCGCGCCGCCGGCGAGCACATCCACGCTTCGGACCTGGTCCTGCCGAAGGGCTCTGTCCTGCTGGCTGACCCCGAGTCCCTGGTCGTCAACATCTCCGAGGCCACCGAGGTCACCGAGGAAGAGGCTTCCGAAGGCGCCACCTCTGAGGCATCCGAGGCTTCCGCCGAGTAATTCCGGCAGCCCGTTTCCCGTGGCCGGGTCCCCGTCGGGGCCCGGCCACTGCCGTTAATAGCCCACTTGTATTAACCCTAGGATTGACGCATGACTGACACCTGGCTGATCGTAGGCCTTGGCAACCCCGGCACCGAATACAGCAACAATCGGCACAACGTCGGCCAGATGGTACTGGATGAACTCGCGCGCCGGGTGGGCGGGAGCTTCAAGGTGCACAAGGCCCGCGCCCACGTGCTGGAGGGCCGGCTCGGCATTGGCGGCCCGCGCGTTGTTCTGGCCAAGCCGATGAGCTACATGAACGTTTCCGGCGGGCCGGTATCAGCCCTGTCGAAGTTCTACGACATCGATCCGGAACATGTCGTCGCGGTCCATGACGAAATAGACATTCCCTTTAATACCGTCAAACTAAAGATCGGCGGTGGTGAGGGCGGACACAACGGCCTGCGGGACATTTCGAAGGCCCTGGCCACGAAGGATTACCTCAGGGTCCGCGTCGGAGTGGGCCGCCCGCCGGGCCGGATGGATACTGCGGACTTTGTCCTAAAGGACTTTGCCACCACCGAAAAAAAGGACCTGCCCTTCCTCCTGGATGACGCGGCCGACGCGGTGGAGACTGTGGTCAGGGAAGGCCTTGCGGCTGCACAGCAGAAATATCACACTGCGGTTCAGTAACGTTGCCTCCAAGCTGCCTTTGGAGGGGTAGCCTGCGGGTGGGGGACTGGTTACGGAGAGTGCAATGCAATTGGTTAACCAAGTGCATAAAGCGGCCTAATTGTTTAGTCATACCTGCTATGGTAATTTTCACATTCAAGGTCTTGTTGCCTCGTTTGGCGGCATCGGAAAACTGAAAACCCGACGGCTCGGCCAAGTCGCATCAGCTCGAGCCACGAAGGTAGCGTGATCGATCGTGCTTGCATCACCAGGCTCTGAACATGGCGGGCTGCTGGAGACTGAACGCCGGGGCATGGGAGCCTCAGAGCGTCGTAAGTGGTCGTCCTTAGTCAGGCAGGACCTCCAGGCCTCCGTCGTTGCGATCCTTGGCGATAACGATCTTCACGGCGTTGTCGTGGCCGGCGCGCAAGGCGTCGGCAAGTCCACCTTTGTGCGGGCAGTGGAAGCGCAGCTTGCGGGAAAGATGCACGTCATCCACCTGCACGGAACCACCACCGATCCCGCGATCCCCTTTGGCCAACTGGCGTTTCTGGTGGCCCGCCTGCCCGGCAAGGCGCTCGAATCCCCCGGGGAAATTGTCCACGGCATTTCCCGGCTGATCCGGGAGGACGCTGCCGGACGCCCAGTCCTTGTAGTGCTCGAGGACCTGCCAGCGATCGACAGCATGAGCACCGCCGTCCTGATGCACCTCATACTGAGCGGCGCCGCAAAGCTTATGGTCACCGTCCGCAATGTGACGGACATGCCCGAAGACCTGATCCGCCTCCTCCGAAACAATTCGCTTGAGGAAGTCCGGCTCGAAGTATTCACCCGGCCTGAAGTGAGCAAACTGCTTGCCGGAGTCCTCGGGCGCCCCGTAACTGCCACCGCGGCCAGTTCGCTGTACGCAGCGAGCGGCGGGAATCCGCTGGTCCTCCAGGCTATCGTCATTGAACAACTTCGTTCCGGTAACCTCCATCTGGCCGGAAAGGTCTGGGCGCTGAGAGGGGGGATCAACCTCGCAGAAGCCGACGCCCTGGTTGACCTGGTCCGGTCCCGGCTGGCACGGGAGACCCCGAAGGTCAGGGAGGGCCTGGAGTGGCTGGCCCTGATCCGGAGGGTTCCCCTGTTCGTCCTCCTTGACGTCCTGGACCCGGCAGTGGTTGCCGATCTCGAAAAGGCCGGGTATCTGCAGGTGGGTGAGACGGGCCGGCGCTGGGTGAGCCTTAAGGACGAATATGTAGGGGAAGTCATCCGGGGCTGGATGGACCTGCCGCGCCGCAAGGAGCTGCACCAGCTTGTGGCCAGGGCGGTGGGTGCAACCCCCGCTGAGATGGATGTCGAAGAGCTCCTCGGCTATGTGGCGTGGACGCTCGACTGCGGCGAACCCGTGGAACCGGCCTTTGCACTGGCCGCAGCGGCGGCGGCGAACCAGCTGTTCGACCCGATGTTCGCACTCGAGTCCCTGGCGCAGATCCGGGTGGGGGACCCGCACTGGGCGGAGGCAGCCCAGCAGAGGGCGGCCGCCTACATGACCCTGGCTGAACACGAATCGGCCGTGGCCGTCCTGGAAGAAGTCACGCCCGAGCAGCTGTCTGAACTCCCGGCGACCGCCTACGCCAGCTACGTCCAGGACTTCTGCAGTGCGCTGCTCTGGATCCACGGGGGATACAGCCGGATCGGCGGCATCCTGTCGGCGGCCAGGCAGGAGCTGGCACGCCGGGAGAGGGCCTCCATCGGCAACGAAACCTCCGCCGACTTTGCCCGTGCCCATGAGCGGATCAGGCTTGCCGAATTCGAGCAGATGATCCATCAGGGCGAATATGCGGCTGTTGCCGACGACCTGGAGCGGGCCTACAAGGAAGCCGGCGATCCGCTGTATGTCTTGAATTGTGCCTGCCTGCTGACCATGGCCTGGGCAGTCCTGGGCCGGGAAGCAGACGCCATCGCCCTGGCGGCCGAGATCCAGCACAGGATGGAACAGTCCAACGTGGCTCCGGGGATGCTCAGCTGGCAGGCTGAAGGCCTCTTTGCTGCGCTGCTGTGCAGCGGCCAGTGGGAGGACTGCGTCAGGATACTCACGGAAGCACTGGACCAGAAGCCCAAAATCATGCAGTATCTCGGCGGGGCCGCCGAACTCGCTCTCGGTGTGGCCTACACCTACGCAGGACGTGCCGACCTCGCCATCGACACCTTGCTCGGTGCCCAGGCGCAACTGGAAATCAGGCGGAGCTACTATGGTCCGTCCCTTGCCTGCTCAGCGCTTGCCTTCGCTTATGCCCAGGCCGGCGACATCCAGGAATCGCGCAACTTCCTGGACCTGGCCGCCCAGGAGGAGCAGCACGTCGCCTGGTTCACCTCATGGATGGCCGACTTCTGCGTCCGGATGGCCAAACGGTGGCTCAAGGATCCCGGGGCCAAGCAAAAGCTGATGGAATCAGCTCACGAGGACATTTCCAAAGGGCGGACAACCACTGCCTCCATCAGCCTTTTCGGTGCTACGGTGCATGGAACAGAGGAAGAACTGGTCCTGCTGACCGAAGTTTCCTCTCGTCGGCAAGGAAAAATGGCCAGCGTCAACCGGCTGGTGGGGGAGGGGAGCAGAAAGAAGGATTCCAAGGTCCTGCTGGAGGCAGCGTCCGTGGCCCATGAGCTCCATCTCGATGCGGTGGAGTCCAGATGCGTCGTCCTGGCGCTGGACTTCGCCAGGGAAAAGGGAGATTCCCAATCCGCACGCGCGGCCCAGCACCGTCTGGACCGGCTCGTAGAGACGTTGCCGGTGTTGCCGTTGATGCCGCACACGGTGGGACCGGAACTGACCGAACGGGAACGGCAGGTTGCCAGGATGGCCAGCCAGGGGTTGAGCAACAAGGAAGTCGCCAACCGGCTGCAGCTTTCCATCCGTACAGTGGAAGGCCATCTCTACCAGATCTTCACGAAAATGGGGATTTCATCGAGGAGTGAGCTTGAAGGATCCGCTCAAGTCTGACGGGAAGGCTTCGGCGCAGACGCGCGCCGGAACCAAGCGTCCGAATGCTGGTGAGCCCTGGATAGACCGGGGGGACATGCTGTCCGCAGTCAGGGACGCCCTTGCCTCGGACGACTGCTGGGCGGTTTTTGTGGTGGGCGACGCCGGATTGGGCGCCTCTTCCTTGCTGGCACAGCTGAACGACGCCCGAAACGGCCGGACGTCCGTGATGACTGTCCACGGGAGTCCGTCCCTTGCACCCGTTCCGTACGGAGCGCTGTCTCCGTACCTGGCTGATCTCTCCGTTGACGACGTCACGTCCAAGGTGGCCGTCCTGAGGGCATTATGGGCGCACCTCGAAAGCGGCAGGAAAAATCCGGGACCCGCCCTCCTGTTGGTTGACGACGCCCACGACCTGGACACGGCCACGGCCGAGATGATTTCCGAACTTGTCCAGGCGGGCTGGGCCAAACTCGTTGCCACCTGCATTCCGAGGCCCGGCATACCGCAGCCGCTGCTCAGGCTTTGGCACGACGGTACGGCCGAAAGATTCGACATCGCCCCCTTGACAATGGAACAGGGGCATCAACTCTGCGAGGCGCTGCTCGACGGCAAAGTCCTCAACAGCACGTCGCGTCAATACTGGCAGGAGGCCGGAGGCAACACACTGCTGCTCAAGACCCTCGTCCGCGAGGCCCAGCGCTCCGGCGACCTGATCCGGCGCAACGGAGTGTGGCTTAACACGGGTTCGTCCCACGTCCGGACCCTGGAACTCACCGCCGTCGTCAAGGTCCAGTTGATGCGCATCTCGGCCGACGGCCGCGAGGCCCTGAACCTGATTGCGCTGGCGGAGCCGGTGGACAGGACCCTCGTGGGAGAAATCGTCGGTGAACCTGCCGTCAAGGAACTGCTGGACCAGCGGCTCGTGGCCCAGTCGGTGGACAGCGAGCCGACTCTCCGGCTGGTCAGCCCCGTCTACGGCGAAGTGCTGCGCCGGATCGTTCCCGCAGCCCGAAGCCTCCAGCTGCACCGGGAACTCGTGTCCCGGATGGAAGTCTCGGCAGACAAACCCGAGTCGCTGCTCCGAATAGTTTCCTGGTCCCTGGACTGCGGGGCCGAAGTGCCTGCACGCCTGCTGGTCCGGGCTGCCGTGCTCGCTTGCAAACTGTTTGAGAGCGAGACGGCCCTGCGCATCGCCTGGGCCGTCAAGGACCCGGAACTGCAACAAACTGCGCGCGCCGTGATGGCCCGCTCACACTACAACCTCGGGCACTACGACGAAGCTGCCGCCCTTCTGAACGTCAACGTCGACGCCGGTAGCGGCCTCACGCACATGGTGGTCAACAGCCTCCTGAGATCGGCCACCCGGGCGGCACTCGGGCACTCCGCCTCCGAAATCGCGGAAGATGCCAGCCGGCTGCGCCAATGGGGCGAAAAAGAGGCCGCGGCCAATCCCGCGGACTCAACCGCCATCCTCAAGACCACGGCACACCGGGCGTCCCTTGTGGAACTGATGGCGTACTCGCTCGCGGGCGACTACAGGCAAATGGGGCCCGCGCTCGATGACCTGCTGGCAGCCGGCGGTTCGCCCGCGGCACCCGATGGCGCGCTCACCCGGTCCATGGCCCTGGCACTGCAGGCGGAGCGCCTGTGCGCGCTGGGGTATCCGCTGCAAGGGCGCCAACTCGCCGCGGAGGCCTTCGGCCAGCCCCAGCCTCCCGACAACGACATCTTCTTCCTCCCCGAGTTCATCGTGGTCCGACTTGTTGCCTGCGATCTTGCGGCCGGTGAATGGGCCGAGGCGGAGCAGCTCCTGGCGGGTTACGCGGAAACACCCTTCGGTTCCGCCATGGTTTCGTTCAGCGGAGCCGCCTACGTCGTAATGGGGTATATAGCCGTCCGGCAGGGAAAGCTCGCTGACGCCCTGGAGTTACTGACCACGGGTCTGGAGGCCCTCCGCGACAGTGATCCCCAGCAGATGTTCCGGCTGTGCGCGGCCATGGCCTATTACGTGGCGGCCGCCCAAGGCCTCAGAGCCGAGGCCGACAGGCTGAAGTCGGACTATGACGCCTGGGGTGAGCGGGGCATGCACCTGATGACGGCTTTTGCCCGGGATTTCCTGGCTGCCGGTGACGAACACCTGGCCGGGGACGGAACCGGCATCGCGGCGCTGCAC
Above is a window of Arthrobacter sp. FB24 DNA encoding:
- a CDS encoding ribose-phosphate diphosphokinase, with protein sequence MTEITARGEKKLVLAAGRAHPELAREIAKELGTELLPVDAYDFANGEIYVRAGESVRGTDAFVIQAHPAPLNNHLMEQLIMIDSLKRASAKRITVVSPFYPYSRQDKKGRGREPISARLVADLYKTAGADRIMSVDLHTSQIQGFFDGPVDHLMAIPLLADYIRTRVAADNITVVSPDTGRVRVAEQWAERLGGAPLAFVHKSRDLTVPNQAVSKTVVGQIEGRTCVLIDDMIDTGGTISGAVQVLKNAGAKDVIIAATHAVFSDPAARRLSESGAREVVVTDTLPIPADKRFPQLTVLSIAPLIARAIREVFDDGSVTSLFDGNA
- a CDS encoding 50S ribosomal protein L25/general stress protein Ctc; its protein translation is MSEQKLAAEVRTEFGKGFARRARMANLIPAVIYGHGAEPIHITLPAKATTLAVRVANALLTLDINGEQHLALVKDIQRDPIKQIIEHLDLLTVRTGEKVTVDVPVHVTGELAPGNVYNQEMTVVSLEAEATHLPTAVEVSIEGRAAGEHIHASDLVLPKGSVLLADPESLVVNISEATEVTEEEASEGATSEASEASAE
- the pth gene encoding aminoacyl-tRNA hydrolase, with amino-acid sequence MTDTWLIVGLGNPGTEYSNNRHNVGQMVLDELARRVGGSFKVHKARAHVLEGRLGIGGPRVVLAKPMSYMNVSGGPVSALSKFYDIDPEHVVAVHDEIDIPFNTVKLKIGGGEGGHNGLRDISKALATKDYLRVRVGVGRPPGRMDTADFVLKDFATTEKKDLPFLLDDAADAVETVVREGLAAAQQKYHTAVQ
- a CDS encoding helix-turn-helix transcriptional regulator codes for the protein MLASPGSEHGGLLETERRGMGASERRKWSSLVRQDLQASVVAILGDNDLHGVVVAGAQGVGKSTFVRAVEAQLAGKMHVIHLHGTTTDPAIPFGQLAFLVARLPGKALESPGEIVHGISRLIREDAAGRPVLVVLEDLPAIDSMSTAVLMHLILSGAAKLMVTVRNVTDMPEDLIRLLRNNSLEEVRLEVFTRPEVSKLLAGVLGRPVTATAASSLYAASGGNPLVLQAIVIEQLRSGNLHLAGKVWALRGGINLAEADALVDLVRSRLARETPKVREGLEWLALIRRVPLFVLLDVLDPAVVADLEKAGYLQVGETGRRWVSLKDEYVGEVIRGWMDLPRRKELHQLVARAVGATPAEMDVEELLGYVAWTLDCGEPVEPAFALAAAAAANQLFDPMFALESLAQIRVGDPHWAEAAQQRAAAYMTLAEHESAVAVLEEVTPEQLSELPATAYASYVQDFCSALLWIHGGYSRIGGILSAARQELARRERASIGNETSADFARAHERIRLAEFEQMIHQGEYAAVADDLERAYKEAGDPLYVLNCACLLTMAWAVLGREADAIALAAEIQHRMEQSNVAPGMLSWQAEGLFAALLCSGQWEDCVRILTEALDQKPKIMQYLGGAAELALGVAYTYAGRADLAIDTLLGAQAQLEIRRSYYGPSLACSALAFAYAQAGDIQESRNFLDLAAQEEQHVAWFTSWMADFCVRMAKRWLKDPGAKQKLMESAHEDISKGRTTTASISLFGATVHGTEEELVLLTEVSSRRQGKMASVNRLVGEGSRKKDSKVLLEAASVAHELHLDAVESRCVVLALDFAREKGDSQSARAAQHRLDRLVETLPVLPLMPHTVGPELTERERQVARMASQGLSNKEVANRLQLSIRTVEGHLYQIFTKMGISSRSELEGSAQV
- a CDS encoding LuxR C-terminal-related transcriptional regulator; this encodes MKDPLKSDGKASAQTRAGTKRPNAGEPWIDRGDMLSAVRDALASDDCWAVFVVGDAGLGASSLLAQLNDARNGRTSVMTVHGSPSLAPVPYGALSPYLADLSVDDVTSKVAVLRALWAHLESGRKNPGPALLLVDDAHDLDTATAEMISELVQAGWAKLVATCIPRPGIPQPLLRLWHDGTAERFDIAPLTMEQGHQLCEALLDGKVLNSTSRQYWQEAGGNTLLLKTLVREAQRSGDLIRRNGVWLNTGSSHVRTLELTAVVKVQLMRISADGREALNLIALAEPVDRTLVGEIVGEPAVKELLDQRLVAQSVDSEPTLRLVSPVYGEVLRRIVPAARSLQLHRELVSRMEVSADKPESLLRIVSWSLDCGAEVPARLLVRAAVLACKLFESETALRIAWAVKDPELQQTARAVMARSHYNLGHYDEAAALLNVNVDAGSGLTHMVVNSLLRSATRAALGHSASEIAEDASRLRQWGEKEAAANPADSTAILKTTAHRASLVELMAYSLAGDYRQMGPALDDLLAAGGSPAAPDGALTRSMALALQAERLCALGYPLQGRQLAAEAFGQPQPPDNDIFFLPEFIVVRLVACDLAAGEWAEAEQLLAGYAETPFGSAMVSFSGAAYVVMGYIAVRQGKLADALELLTTGLEALRDSDPQQMFRLCAAMAYYVAAAQGLRAEADRLKSDYDAWGERGMHLMTAFARDFLAAGDEHLAGDGTGIAALHRSAGEAAQQDAKFLELNALAMALVLGDTTRLERLQELAGAVEGAWAAALAEYCAALSHGSAELFLRAGDSLSAASVFQLAADAYSAALASLDRSRDRELAALARAGIARCNEELGHAGSEAQPDTVAPVLTKRERNIVGLAATGLSDRQIADKLQISVRTVEGHLYRCYLKLGIAGRDELAAAAGLGEDAAVRAKASPGK